From the genome of Staphylococcus haemolyticus, one region includes:
- the rihC gene encoding ribonucleoside hydrolase RihC translates to MTLPIIIDTDPGIDDAAALSVALLHPFFDVKMISTVNGNVSIEKTTSNALKLKAFFNSDVPVHRGSAKPLINKAIDASQVHGESGMDGYDFPSISNDQLASTNSISAMREILLHSDTPITLIALGPLTNIALLISTFPEVKDHIREIVLMGGSSGRGNVTPLAEFNIYSDPESAHIVFESDLPITMIGLDLARQSLLTHDYLASFEHLSRTSAMLYQIFQHYRENDFAKGLKLYDVFTVLYLLDPESYETILASVRIELHGTLTKGATVVDYDSHYPNCKIVTSSINKNYCSIFKDTIK, encoded by the coding sequence ATGACTTTACCTATAATCATAGATACTGATCCAGGAATTGATGATGCTGCTGCATTGAGTGTTGCCCTATTACATCCATTCTTCGATGTAAAAATGATTTCCACAGTCAATGGAAATGTCAGTATAGAAAAAACGACTTCTAATGCTCTGAAATTAAAAGCTTTCTTCAATAGTGACGTACCTGTTCACAGAGGTTCTGCAAAACCGTTAATTAATAAAGCAATAGATGCAAGCCAAGTTCATGGAGAAAGTGGTATGGATGGATACGACTTCCCATCTATATCAAATGACCAATTAGCTTCTACTAACTCAATATCTGCAATGAGGGAGATACTTTTACATTCAGACACCCCTATTACGCTTATAGCGTTAGGTCCACTTACGAATATTGCTCTATTGATAAGTACGTTTCCTGAAGTTAAAGATCATATTAGAGAAATTGTCTTAATGGGAGGAAGTTCAGGACGAGGTAATGTAACGCCACTTGCAGAGTTTAATATCTATAGTGATCCTGAATCAGCACATATTGTATTTGAGAGTGACCTTCCCATTACTATGATTGGACTTGATTTAGCACGACAATCGCTGTTAACTCATGACTATTTAGCATCATTTGAGCATTTGAGTAGAACAAGTGCAATGCTCTATCAAATCTTTCAACATTATAGAGAGAATGACTTCGCTAAAGGGTTAAAATTATATGATGTCTTCACTGTATTATATTTACTTGATCCTGAAAGCTATGAAACGATACTAGCTAGTGTACGAATTGAATTACATGGGACATTGACCAAGGGAGCTACAGTTGTTGATTACGACTCCCACTATCCAAATTGTAAAATTGTTACTTCAAGTATAAATAAGAACTACTGTTCAATATTTAAAGACACAATTAAATAA
- the qoxB gene encoding cytochrome aa3 quinol oxidase subunit I, with amino-acid sequence MNFPWDQLLVKGNWMITMAQIGAPFLVIGLIAVITYFKLWKYLYKEWFTSVDHKKIGLMYLICAVLMFVRGGIDALLLRTQLTIPDNTFLESNHYNEIFSTHGVIMIIFMAMPFVFGLWNVVVPLQIGARDVAFPVMNNISFWLFFVGMILFNLSFIIGGSPAAGWTNYAPLAGEFSPGPGVNYYLVAIQISGIGTLMTGINFFVTILRCKTPTMKFMQMPMFTVTTFITTLIVILAFPVFTVVLALMTFDRVFGTAFFTVADGGMPMLWANFFWVWGHPEVYIVILPAFGIYSEIIPTFARKRLFGHQSMVWATAGIAFLSFLVWVHHFFTMGNGALINSFFSISTMLIGVPTGVKLFNWLLTLYKGRITFESPMLFSLAFIPNFLLGGVTGVMLAMASADYQYHNTYFLVAHFHYTLVTGVVFACLAGLIFWYPKMMGYKLNEKLNAWCFWLFMIGFNVCFLPQFILGLDGMPRRLYTYMPSDGWWLLNVISTIGALLMAVGFLFLVVSIVYSHIKAPREATGDNWDGLGRTLEWSTASAIPPKYNFAITPDWNDYDTFVDMKEHGRHYLDNHNYKDIHMPNNTHTGVIMGIFMLLGGFFLIFETVIPAAICLVGILGSLVYQSFVQDHGYHIPASEVAENEARLREARIKEREAVGHES; translated from the coding sequence ATGAATTTTCCATGGGATCAATTGCTCGTTAAAGGTAACTGGATGATTACAATGGCACAAATTGGTGCGCCATTCCTAGTTATTGGTTTAATCGCAGTAATTACTTACTTCAAGTTATGGAAATATCTTTACAAAGAATGGTTCACATCCGTAGACCATAAAAAAATCGGTTTAATGTACTTAATTTGTGCCGTACTTATGTTCGTTCGTGGTGGTATTGATGCATTACTATTACGTACTCAATTAACAATTCCAGATAATACTTTCTTGGAATCAAATCACTATAACGAAATATTCAGTACGCACGGCGTTATCATGATTATCTTTATGGCTATGCCATTCGTATTTGGTTTATGGAACGTAGTCGTTCCACTACAAATTGGGGCTCGTGATGTGGCGTTCCCAGTTATGAATAACATTAGTTTCTGGTTATTCTTCGTTGGTATGATTTTATTCAACCTTTCATTCATTATTGGTGGTTCACCAGCAGCTGGTTGGACAAACTATGCACCATTAGCTGGTGAATTTAGTCCAGGCCCAGGTGTTAACTATTACCTAGTCGCAATTCAGATTTCAGGTATTGGTACTTTAATGACTGGTATTAACTTCTTCGTAACAATACTTAGATGTAAAACACCAACAATGAAATTCATGCAAATGCCAATGTTTACTGTAACAACATTTATTACGACTTTAATCGTAATTCTTGCGTTCCCAGTATTCACAGTTGTACTTGCATTAATGACTTTTGACCGTGTATTTGGAACTGCATTCTTTACAGTTGCCGATGGCGGTATGCCAATGTTATGGGCAAACTTCTTCTGGGTATGGGGGCACCCTGAGGTTTATATCGTTATCTTGCCTGCATTTGGTATTTATTCAGAAATTATTCCAACATTTGCTCGTAAACGTTTATTCGGACACCAAAGTATGGTGTGGGCAACTGCTGGTATCGCATTCTTAAGTTTCTTAGTTTGGGTTCACCATTTCTTCACAATGGGTAATGGTGCTTTAATCAACTCATTCTTCTCAATCTCAACAATGTTAATCGGTGTACCAACCGGAGTTAAATTATTTAACTGGTTATTAACATTATATAAAGGACGTATTACGTTCGAGTCACCTATGCTATTCTCATTAGCCTTCATCCCTAACTTCTTATTAGGTGGGGTTACAGGTGTAATGTTAGCGATGGCATCAGCTGACTATCAATACCATAATACTTATTTCTTAGTAGCTCACTTCCACTATACATTGGTTACTGGTGTTGTATTTGCCTGCCTAGCTGGTTTAATCTTCTGGTATCCTAAGATGATGGGTTACAAATTAAACGAAAAATTAAACGCATGGTGCTTCTGGTTATTCATGATTGGATTTAACGTATGTTTCTTACCACAATTCATTCTTGGATTAGACGGAATGCCTCGTCGTTTATACACTTATATGCCTTCTGATGGTTGGTGGTTATTAAACGTAATCTCTACTATTGGTGCATTATTAATGGCTGTTGGTTTCCTATTCTTAGTAGTAAGCATTGTATACAGTCATATCAAAGCTCCACGTGAAGCTACTGGAGATAACTGGGATGGTCTTGGACGTACTTTAGAGTGGTCTACTGCTTCTGCAATTCCACCTAAATACAACTTTGCTATCACTCCAGATTGGAATGACTATGATACATTTGTTGATATGAAAGAACATGGTCGTCATTATTTAGATAACCATAATTATAAAGACATTCATATGCCAAACAATACACACACAGGTGTAATTATGGGTATATTCATGTTATTAGGTGGTTTCTTCTTAATCTTCGAAACTGTAATCCCTGCTGCAATCTGCTTAGTAGGTATTCTTGGTTCATTAGTTTACCAAAGTTTCGTACAAGATCATGGTTATCATATCCCTGCTTCTGAAGTTGCTGAAAATGAAGCTCGCTTAAGAGAAGCTCGTATTAAAGAAAGGGAGGCTGTAGGTCATGAGTCATGA
- a CDS encoding DUF5011 domain-containing protein — protein MNKLIQSLSALGVSATLVTPNLSAEATTNHSPELRGVNDIVIEKGQNYNLLNGISAYDKEDGDLTHKITVDGHVDTSKVGKYKVKYNVIDSDGAEETSTRYIEVK, from the coding sequence ATGAATAAACTAATCCAGTCACTTTCAGCGCTAGGCGTCTCCGCAACTCTAGTTACCCCCAACTTAAGTGCAGAAGCAACAACTAATCACTCCCCTGAGCTTAGAGGTGTGAATGATATCGTAATCGAAAAAGGCCAAAATTATAATCTACTAAATGGAATTAGTGCTTATGATAAAGAAGATGGTGATTTAACACATAAGATCACTGTAGATGGTCATGTTGATACTTCTAAAGTAGGCAAATATAAAGTGAAATATAATGTCATTGATTCAGATGGTGCAGAAGAAACTTCAACTCGATACATAGAAGTTAAATAA
- a CDS encoding LCP family protein: MNRFLKYFMMLLTLVLIVVPVIFIINLYKTSESAMQASYDKSDSKRQSNIREGKVNPSKDAVSILFLGIDDNEGRRKNGQTTEHSRTDSMILSTFSPEKRQIRLLSIPRDTISYIPKVGYYDKITHAHAYGGPVAAMDSVEATLNVPVDYYVRVNMDAFVEAVDELGGIYYDVPYDLNEPNTDDSGRIKIKKGYQKLNGDEALAVARTRHHDSDLKRGERQMDLIKLLFQKAKSLDSYDKLDDLVQIVGKNAKHNLTSSEIKSLASMYLSDDIEFKKSQLKGKDDYLQNIYYYNPSVSSIMKYSNILRSDLGLSKITDKDEFLDQRVIKHYGTLIPLTPLDQSLLKNNQKDSSSSDDNNDDSTNSDNNNNIQSSEENSSNSNEGIDQSSQGSTQSDNYNQTNNSNSFNNNQDQMNQIY; encoded by the coding sequence ATGAACCGATTTTTAAAATATTTTATGATGCTACTTACATTAGTACTAATCGTTGTTCCTGTAATTTTTATCATCAATTTGTATAAAACTTCTGAAAGTGCAATGCAAGCCTCATACGATAAATCTGATTCGAAGCGTCAATCAAACATACGTGAAGGAAAAGTAAATCCTTCTAAAGATGCTGTTTCAATCTTATTTTTAGGAATTGATGATAATGAAGGTCGTCGTAAAAATGGCCAAACTACAGAACATTCAAGAACGGATTCTATGATTCTTTCTACCTTCAGTCCTGAAAAGCGTCAAATACGATTACTTAGTATCCCACGTGATACGATTAGTTATATACCAAAAGTTGGTTATTACGATAAGATAACTCACGCACATGCTTACGGAGGACCTGTAGCAGCTATGGATTCTGTCGAGGCGACATTAAACGTTCCTGTTGATTACTATGTTCGAGTAAATATGGATGCCTTCGTTGAGGCTGTTGATGAACTTGGCGGTATTTATTATGACGTCCCTTACGACTTAAATGAGCCTAATACAGACGATAGCGGTAGAATTAAAATTAAAAAAGGCTATCAAAAACTTAATGGTGATGAAGCGCTAGCCGTTGCAAGAACACGACATCATGATTCTGATTTAAAACGTGGCGAAAGACAAATGGATTTAATTAAATTATTATTCCAAAAAGCTAAGAGCCTTGATTCATATGACAAATTAGATGATTTAGTACAAATAGTTGGGAAAAATGCGAAACATAATTTAACTTCTTCTGAAATCAAATCTCTAGCATCTATGTACTTATCTGACGACATTGAATTTAAAAAATCTCAACTTAAAGGTAAAGATGATTACTTACAAAATATTTACTATTATAATCCGAGCGTAAGTAGTATTATGAAATATTCAAATATATTGCGTTCTGATTTAGGACTATCTAAAATAACAGATAAGGATGAATTCTTAGATCAACGCGTTATTAAACATTACGGTACACTTATACCACTTACACCTCTTGATCAGTCTTTATTGAAAAATAATCAAAAAGATTCATCTTCTTCTGATGATAACAACGATGATTCAACAAATTCAGATAACAATAATAATATACAATCATCTGAAGAAAATAGTTCAAACTCAAATGAAGGTATTGACCAAAGTAGTCAAGGTAGTACTCAAAGTGATAACTACAATCAGACAAATAATTCTAATTCATTCAATAACAATCAAGATCAAATGAATCAAATTTACTAA
- the qoxD gene encoding cytochrome aa3 quinol oxidase subunit IV has protein sequence MNTIVKHTVGFIASIVLTLLAVFVTLYTNMTFHAKTTIIFGFAFIQAAVQLLMFMHLTEGKDGQVQSFKVIFAIIITLVTVIGTYWVMQGGHSHHL, from the coding sequence ATGAATACAATCGTAAAACATACAGTCGGCTTTATTGCCTCAATCGTCTTGACGTTATTAGCAGTTTTCGTAACTCTATACACAAACATGACATTCCATGCTAAAACAACAATCATCTTTGGCTTTGCTTTTATTCAAGCTGCAGTTCAATTATTAATGTTCATGCACTTAACTGAAGGAAAAGATGGTCAAGTACAATCGTTCAAAGTTATCTTTGCGATTATCATCACATTAGTGACTGTTATTGGTACGTATTGGGTTATGCAAGGTGGACATTCTCACCACTTATAA
- a CDS encoding globin domain-containing protein codes for MLNEKEKGIIKETVPVLQEKGTEITSYFYNRMFNQHPELKNMFNQTNQQKGFQSTALAQSVLAAAVNIDNLGNIMPVVKEIAYKHCALEVPPAGYDIVGENLIEAIKAVVGLEDDHPIIQTWKKAYQEIADVFIQVEKDIYASMLWEGFQPFEIEKIEQLSSDIKAFTVKSTDYDLSQFTPGEYITVDVSSEKIPYRAKRHYSIVSGEKERLTFAVKRDVTTDHEGEVSTILHDELNEGDKINLSAPVGPFAVANPENPQLFIGAGIGVTPLVSMFNEVIVKDSNAQFIQVTGDVNDTPFTSYLENISQKSDKAKYELYDREKNGYLTKEYLEKYISENTEIYVCGGAKFIQSVIEVLKALDVDQSHIHYETFVPKLSVAV; via the coding sequence ATGTTAAATGAAAAAGAAAAAGGCATTATCAAAGAAACGGTACCTGTATTACAAGAGAAAGGCACTGAAATAACATCATATTTTTACAATAGAATGTTTAATCAACATCCAGAATTAAAAAATATGTTTAACCAAACGAACCAACAAAAAGGATTTCAATCAACTGCATTAGCACAAAGTGTTTTAGCAGCAGCTGTTAATATTGATAATTTAGGCAACATCATGCCTGTAGTTAAAGAAATCGCTTATAAACATTGTGCATTAGAAGTTCCTCCAGCAGGTTATGACATTGTTGGAGAAAATTTAATAGAAGCAATTAAGGCAGTAGTAGGACTAGAAGATGATCATCCAATTATCCAAACTTGGAAGAAAGCTTATCAAGAAATCGCAGATGTGTTTATTCAAGTTGAAAAAGATATCTATGCTAGTATGCTTTGGGAAGGTTTCCAACCTTTTGAAATCGAAAAAATCGAACAATTATCTTCAGATATCAAAGCTTTCACAGTTAAATCTACTGACTATGATTTAAGTCAATTTACACCTGGTGAATACATCACTGTGGATGTAAGTAGTGAAAAAATACCTTATCGTGCAAAACGACATTATTCAATTGTATCTGGAGAAAAAGAGCGCTTAACATTTGCTGTTAAACGTGATGTGACAACTGACCATGAAGGTGAAGTTTCAACTATATTGCATGATGAATTAAACGAAGGAGACAAAATTAATTTATCAGCACCTGTAGGTCCATTTGCGGTTGCAAATCCTGAAAACCCTCAATTATTTATTGGTGCGGGTATCGGTGTTACGCCATTAGTTTCAATGTTTAATGAAGTGATTGTTAAAGATAGCAATGCTCAATTTATTCAAGTAACTGGAGATGTCAACGATACACCATTCACTTCATATTTAGAAAATATTAGTCAAAAATCAGACAAAGCAAAATATGAACTTTATGATCGCGAAAAAAATGGCTATTTAACTAAAGAATACTTAGAAAAATATATAAGTGAAAATACAGAGATTTATGTTTGTGGTGGTGCTAAATTCATACAATCAGTTATTGAAGTATTAAAAGCATTAGATGTTGATCAAAGTCATATTCATTATGAAACATTTGTACCAAAATTAAGTGTTGCAGTTTAA
- the folD gene encoding bifunctional methylenetetrahydrofolate dehydrogenase/methenyltetrahydrofolate cyclohydrolase FolD, whose protein sequence is MVAKILDGKQISKDYRQGLQDQVEALKEKGYTPKLSVILVGNDGASQSYVNSKKKAAEKIGMISEIVHLDEDTSEEDVLKELDRLNNDDSVSGILVQVPLPKQVSEQKILEAINPEKDVDGFHPSNIGKLYIDEQTFVPCTPLGIMEILKHADIDLEGKNAVVIGRSHIVGQPVSKLLLQANATVTILHSRTKDMHSHLKDADVIVSAVGQPGLVTKDDVKEGAVIVDVGNTPDENGKLKGDVEFEEVKEVAGAITPVPGGVGPLTITMVLNNTLLAEKMRRGIE, encoded by the coding sequence GTGGTTGCAAAAATTTTAGATGGGAAACAAATTTCTAAGGACTACAGACAAGGTTTACAAGATCAAGTTGAAGCTTTAAAAGAAAAAGGTTACACACCAAAATTATCCGTAATCTTAGTAGGTAATGATGGTGCTAGTCAAAGCTATGTAAACTCTAAAAAGAAAGCTGCTGAAAAAATCGGTATGATTTCTGAAATTGTTCATTTAGATGAGGATACTTCTGAAGAAGATGTATTAAAAGAATTAGACCGTTTAAACAATGATGATTCAGTAAGTGGAATATTAGTTCAAGTACCTCTTCCTAAACAAGTAAGTGAACAAAAAATCTTAGAAGCGATTAATCCTGAAAAAGACGTTGATGGCTTCCACCCTTCAAATATCGGTAAGTTATATATTGATGAGCAAACTTTTGTTCCATGTACACCACTAGGCATTATGGAAATTCTTAAACATGCTGATATTGATTTAGAAGGTAAAAATGCAGTTGTTATTGGCCGTAGCCATATTGTTGGTCAACCTGTATCAAAATTATTACTACAAGCAAATGCTACAGTAACTATTCTACATTCACGTACTAAAGACATGCATAGCCATTTGAAAGATGCTGATGTTATTGTCAGCGCAGTTGGTCAACCAGGTTTAGTAACTAAAGATGATGTAAAAGAAGGCGCTGTTATTGTTGACGTTGGTAATACTCCAGATGAGAATGGTAAATTAAAAGGTGACGTTGAATTTGAAGAAGTTAAAGAAGTTGCAGGTGCAATTACGCCAGTTCCAGGTGGTGTTGGCCCATTAACAATTACTATGGTGCTTAATAATACATTATTAGCTGAAAAAATGCGTCGTGGCATTGAATAA
- the qoxC gene encoding cytochrome aa3 quinol oxidase subunit III produces MSHDTNTVDSRTHEGQLNKLGFWIFLTAEFSLFGTLFATLLTLQHGGDYAGKMTTELFELPLVLIMTFALLISSYTCGISIYYMRKEKQNLMMFWMILTVLLGLVFVGFEIYEFAHYVSEGVTPQIGSYWSSFFILLGTHGAHVSLGIGWIICLLIQVATRGLNKYNAPKLFIVSLYWHFLDVVWIFIFTAVYMIGMVYSG; encoded by the coding sequence ATGAGTCATGATACAAATACTGTTGATTCACGTACGCACGAAGGTCAATTAAATAAACTTGGCTTCTGGATTTTCCTTACAGCCGAATTCTCATTATTCGGTACCTTGTTCGCAACGTTATTAACGTTGCAACATGGTGGCGATTATGCTGGCAAAATGACAACAGAATTATTCGAGTTACCGCTTGTATTAATTATGACGTTTGCCTTATTAATTAGTTCTTACACATGTGGTATTTCAATTTATTACATGCGTAAAGAAAAACAAAACTTAATGATGTTCTGGATGATTCTTACTGTCCTTTTAGGTCTAGTGTTCGTTGGATTCGAAATTTACGAATTTGCTCACTATGTTTCTGAAGGCGTAACACCACAAATTGGATCTTATTGGTCTAGTTTCTTCATCCTATTAGGTACACACGGTGCTCACGTATCATTAGGTATTGGTTGGATCATTTGTTTATTAATTCAAGTGGCTACACGTGGTCTTAATAAATATAATGCTCCTAAATTATTCATTGTAAGTTTATACTGGCACTTCTTAGATGTTGTTTGGATCTTCATCTTCACTGCCGTATATATGATAGGGATGGTGTATAGCGGATGA
- the qoxA gene encoding cytochrome aa3 quinol oxidase subunit II codes for MSKFKSLLLMFGTLILLSGCSNVEVFNAKGPVASSQKFLIIYSIIFMLVIVAVVLTMFAIFIFKYSYNKNSETGKMHHNSLIETIWFVVPIIIVIALSIPTVKTLYDYEKPPESKEDPMVVYAVSAGYKWFFAYPEQKVETVNTLTIPKNRPVVFKLQAMDTMTSFWIPQLGGQKYAMTGMTMNWTLQADETGTFRGRNSNFNGEGFSRQTFKVHSVDQSEFDSWVKDAKSKKTLSQDEFDKQLLPSTPNKELTFSGTHMAFVDPAADPEYIFYAYKRYNYVQKDPNFVAEKDLYKDVTDKPQKPARKVQITNANYKRHGMKPMILGNNDPYDNEFKKEEDHNSKEMEKISKSAKDENASKFGSKADNDHGGGH; via the coding sequence GTGTCAAAATTTAAGTCTTTGCTTCTAATGTTCGGCACGCTAATTTTACTTAGTGGTTGTTCGAATGTTGAAGTATTTAATGCAAAAGGGCCAGTAGCAAGTAGTCAGAAGTTCTTGATTATCTATTCAATCATCTTCATGCTTGTTATTGTTGCTGTTGTACTTACCATGTTCGCTATTTTTATTTTCAAGTATAGCTACAATAAAAACAGCGAAACTGGTAAGATGCACCACAATTCTTTAATTGAAACAATTTGGTTTGTGGTACCTATCATTATCGTAATTGCTTTATCTATTCCAACAGTTAAAACTTTATACGATTATGAGAAACCACCAGAAAGTAAAGAAGATCCAATGGTTGTATACGCAGTAAGTGCTGGATACAAATGGTTCTTCGCTTATCCAGAACAAAAAGTTGAAACTGTTAATACTTTAACTATTCCTAAAAATCGTCCTGTAGTATTCAAATTACAAGCTATGGATACGATGACAAGTTTCTGGATTCCTCAATTAGGTGGTCAAAAATATGCCATGACTGGCATGACAATGAATTGGACTTTACAAGCCGATGAAACAGGTACTTTCAGAGGACGTAACTCAAACTTTAATGGTGAAGGTTTCTCTCGCCAAACGTTTAAAGTTCACTCTGTAGACCAAAGTGAATTCGATTCTTGGGTTAAAGATGCTAAGAGCAAGAAAACACTTAGCCAAGATGAGTTTGATAAACAACTCTTACCAAGTACACCTAATAAAGAATTGACATTCAGTGGTACGCATATGGCATTCGTTGACCCTGCAGCTGATCCAGAGTACATCTTCTACGCTTACAAACGTTACAACTATGTTCAAAAAGATCCTAACTTTGTAGCTGAGAAAGACTTGTACAAAGATGTTACTGATAAACCACAAAAACCAGCTCGTAAGGTTCAAATCACTAACGCTAACTATAAGCGTCATGGTATGAAACCTATGATTCTTGGTAACAATGATCCTTATGATAATGAATTCAAGAAAGAAGAAGATCATAACTCTAAGGAAATGGAAAAAATCAGTAAAAGTGCAAAAGACGAAAATGCGTCTAAATTTGGTAGCAAAGCAGACAATGATCATGGAGGTGGACATTAA
- a CDS encoding serine hydrolase domain-containing protein — protein MKNNKLKIIAFILVLIVLILLIILFVIKVTNYSIKDSEYNNVNDNKAYIEHRDKNHKTVDKLKTVQAKDDNIEQINTYLKNVHFNGSITVLKDGKLMLDKGYGYQNISSKKKSNANTMYLIGSAQKFTTGLILKHLELSNKININDPVTKYLPWFKTNKTITLKDLMLHRSGLYKFSANPNTKSLDGAVHDIQRRGINSKYYHKHLYNDANYLVLAQVIEAVTHHSYVENYYKFLAEPYHLEHSAFFNEKPYKKNMATGYKVKNEKLKTMKPNTLDQYYGAGNLFMSTHDMARLVNDLQQNNIFNQAVTTSLLQEIGSTKYPESYRYGFYSTPQVNRINGVFFGQIFTVYFNEDYIIVLATNKVDYSKVSNESIISHIYYQLLGQNIYETK, from the coding sequence ATGAAAAATAACAAATTAAAAATTATAGCTTTTATTTTAGTATTAATTGTTTTAATACTTCTCATTATATTATTCGTCATTAAAGTTACTAACTATAGTATCAAGGACAGTGAATATAACAATGTTAATGATAATAAGGCTTATATAGAACATCGTGATAAAAACCACAAAACAGTCGATAAGCTCAAAACGGTTCAAGCAAAAGATGATAATATTGAACAAATTAATACGTATTTAAAAAATGTCCATTTCAATGGATCAATTACAGTTTTAAAAGATGGAAAATTAATGCTTGATAAAGGTTATGGTTATCAAAATATTAGCAGTAAGAAAAAAAGCAATGCAAATACGATGTATTTAATTGGATCAGCTCAAAAATTCACTACTGGCTTAATACTCAAGCACTTAGAATTATCAAACAAAATTAATATTAATGACCCTGTTACTAAGTATTTGCCTTGGTTTAAGACAAATAAAACTATTACCTTGAAAGATTTAATGTTACATAGAAGTGGTTTATATAAATTTAGTGCTAATCCTAATACAAAGAGTTTAGATGGGGCAGTTCATGATATTCAAAGAAGAGGGATTAATAGTAAATATTATCATAAGCATTTATATAACGATGCTAACTATCTAGTTCTTGCGCAAGTTATAGAAGCAGTAACGCATCATTCTTATGTGGAAAATTATTATAAATTCTTAGCAGAACCCTATCATTTAGAGCATAGTGCTTTCTTTAATGAAAAGCCTTATAAAAAGAATATGGCTACTGGATATAAAGTGAAAAATGAGAAACTAAAAACGATGAAACCTAATACATTAGATCAATATTATGGTGCAGGAAATTTATTTATGTCTACACATGATATGGCTAGATTAGTTAATGATTTACAGCAAAATAATATTTTCAATCAAGCAGTTACAACATCTTTACTCCAAGAAATTGGAAGCACTAAATATCCAGAATCTTATAGATATGGATTCTATTCGACTCCTCAAGTCAATCGAATTAATGGTGTGTTTTTCGGTCAAATATTCACGGTATATTTTAATGAAGATTATATTATTGTACTGGCTACGAATAAAGTTGATTATTCTAAAGTGTCAAATGAGTCAATTATTTCTCATATTTATTATCAATTACTCGGTCAAAATATTTATGAAACCAAATAA
- a CDS encoding DUF2538 family protein, with amino-acid sequence MSRKTYEKAANINGMFNVLEQQIIHSKDMALFRSEFFYVNHEHRENYEALLVYYGENSVNPIVNGACYILALPEIFNKVDVFESDLPFSWVYDENGITETMQSISVPLQYLIAAALEVTDVTLFKPSGFTMGMNNWNIAQMRIFWQYSAIVRQEAL; translated from the coding sequence ATGTCACGTAAAACATATGAAAAAGCTGCTAACATTAATGGTATGTTTAATGTTTTAGAGCAACAAATTATTCATAGCAAAGACATGGCATTATTTAGAAGTGAATTCTTTTACGTTAATCATGAACATCGTGAAAATTATGAAGCATTATTAGTCTACTATGGTGAAAATTCTGTTAATCCAATTGTAAATGGTGCTTGCTACATTCTTGCTTTGCCAGAAATCTTCAATAAAGTAGATGTTTTTGAATCAGATTTACCGTTCTCATGGGTTTATGATGAAAATGGTATTACTGAGACAATGCAAAGTATTAGCGTTCCTCTTCAATATCTTATTGCGGCAGCATTAGAAGTTACTGATGTAACATTATTTAAACCTTCAGGCTTTACAATGGGAATGAATAATTGGAATATTGCTCAAATGAGAATATTTTGGCAGTACAGTGCGATTGTTCGCCAAGAAGCCTTATAA